A portion of the Algimonas porphyrae genome contains these proteins:
- a CDS encoding PAS domain-containing hybrid sensor histidine kinase/response regulator, with translation MLSLGLDDGANAPRTDRRVSVRRREDFYWLQRMADVTGDACIVVGRNGYIDYIDPKILDVLEIEASVVTEWAEFSDMIRHMSLKGYFGPGEPEMFEALINDMLANQRLKQNESTQLLNAFTPNGRFVDIRISYGRDDGYVILMRDSTEIQLRDRALDTALKVGRSGYWSYNLVSGEFHVRADSLATHYDPKTFAAMQTKGFMDVIHPEDTKRVSEAMEQCVVTRQSHGIVVRIVGDDKSIIWLNADLMPNMDEGGQVRSLSCFFTNISEQIETEEELRVTKEDAETALKAKNAFLGRLSHEVRTPMNAVIGMADALVHNYDDPELAPKLSLIQNSAEKVIRLVDRTLEHAKLEDQAVEITPVPTSVAALCKSACASWNMKAAEGGTTLNCALHPNVPDHIMLDPLRFEQCLNNLVSNALKFAQGGTVQVAITVTGEPTRQKLILAVKDTGIGMDEAALSRIFLPFKQADNTITGRFGGTGLGLTITKDLVELMGGKISVSSKPSQGTMFVISLPLVLPKMATPPAQLESRPVAPSPAKVEPPISPFAHLRVLIVDDNATNHMVVSSLLSNVVGHIDTALNGQDAIDTLEKNVYDLVLMDIHMPVMDGIEATLAIRSSDTPYKSVPIIALTADPQYQQSRLCRNIGMNSSLAKPIKLSGLLEAFEEVLSSTANESAADQHAA, from the coding sequence ATGCTGTCTCTTGGACTCGATGACGGTGCGAATGCGCCAAGAACGGACCGTCGTGTCAGTGTGCGCCGTCGCGAAGATTTCTACTGGCTGCAACGCATGGCGGATGTGACGGGTGATGCCTGCATCGTCGTCGGTCGGAACGGCTACATCGACTACATCGACCCGAAAATCCTCGATGTGCTGGAAATCGAAGCCTCTGTCGTAACGGAGTGGGCCGAATTCTCAGACATGATCAGGCACATGTCCTTAAAAGGCTATTTCGGCCCCGGCGAACCGGAAATGTTCGAAGCCCTGATCAACGATATGCTTGCCAATCAGCGCTTGAAGCAGAACGAATCGACACAGCTCCTCAACGCGTTCACCCCGAACGGTCGCTTCGTCGACATCCGTATCAGCTATGGACGCGATGATGGCTATGTCATTCTGATGCGCGACAGCACGGAAATACAGCTCAGAGACAGGGCGCTGGATACGGCCCTTAAGGTCGGTCGTAGCGGCTACTGGTCGTACAATCTTGTCTCCGGCGAATTTCATGTCCGGGCAGATTCGCTCGCAACCCATTATGACCCAAAGACATTCGCAGCCATGCAGACGAAAGGGTTCATGGACGTCATTCATCCGGAAGATACCAAACGGGTTAGCGAGGCGATGGAACAATGCGTCGTTACACGCCAGTCCCATGGGATCGTCGTTCGGATCGTCGGTGACGATAAATCCATCATCTGGCTCAATGCTGACTTGATGCCCAATATGGATGAAGGTGGGCAGGTGCGTTCCCTGTCCTGCTTCTTTACAAATATTTCCGAACAGATTGAAACAGAAGAAGAATTGCGCGTTACGAAAGAAGACGCTGAAACCGCATTGAAGGCCAAGAATGCCTTTCTAGGCCGCCTCTCCCACGAAGTCCGAACGCCGATGAACGCCGTGATCGGCATGGCTGATGCGCTAGTGCACAATTATGACGATCCTGAACTCGCCCCGAAACTCTCCCTGATCCAGAATTCGGCTGAAAAGGTCATCCGGCTCGTCGATCGGACGCTGGAGCATGCCAAACTGGAAGATCAGGCGGTCGAAATCACACCTGTCCCGACGTCTGTCGCAGCGCTTTGCAAGTCCGCTTGCGCATCCTGGAACATGAAAGCGGCCGAAGGCGGAACGACACTGAACTGCGCACTTCATCCAAATGTGCCGGACCATATCATGCTCGACCCTCTCCGCTTCGAGCAATGTCTCAACAACCTCGTTTCGAACGCGCTGAAATTCGCGCAAGGTGGAACCGTCCAGGTCGCCATCACCGTGACAGGTGAACCGACACGTCAAAAGCTGATCCTTGCCGTGAAAGACACGGGCATCGGCATGGACGAAGCGGCTCTGAGCCGTATTTTCCTGCCCTTCAAACAGGCCGACAACACTATCACGGGGCGTTTCGGAGGCACGGGGCTAGGCTTGACGATCACCAAGGATCTCGTTGAGTTGATGGGCGGCAAGATCAGCGTATCGTCGAAGCCGTCGCAAGGAACGATGTTTGTCATCTCGCTGCCGCTCGTCCTGCCGAAGATGGCCACACCGCCCGCGCAACTTGAGAGCCGACCGGTCGCGCCAAGCCCTGCAAAAGTCGAGCCGCCCATTTCGCCTTTTGCACATCTACGGGTTCTGATTGTCGACGATAATGCCACCAACCACATGGTTGTCAGTTCCCTGCTCAGCAATGTCGTCGGTCATATCGATACCGCCCTGAATGGACAGGATGCGATCGATACGCTGGAGAAAAATGTCTACGACCTCGTCCTGATGGATATTCATATGCCTGTGATGGACGGCATCGAGGCAACGTTGGCCATTCGTAGCTCGGATACGCCTTATAAATCCGTCCCGATCATCG